One Spinacia oleracea cultivar Varoflay chromosome 4, BTI_SOV_V1, whole genome shotgun sequence DNA segment encodes these proteins:
- the LOC130471811 gene encoding uncharacterized protein, with protein sequence MTGRLLLNIISCQSHCSSVNSSVTLNVDRVRKYRSKEWILAHQVQNKEGKWEIDPNDTEVVEIATKALEYIAEEEKGNLSFEQGEDALTKAIGKKDHRGRVKGTGGMVGIKKAFGPCNRHSRRDHGEASSENYESIRASVKKEFEGELEKRVEKRVAEALQKQLSTLLKTGQLNSISTPILDDLHLNDSARVDLDVSATRTTRHILVPQPRELKVRRSHSFLT encoded by the exons ATGACTGGAAGACTTTTGTTAAACATTATTTCCTGCCAGAGTCATTG CTCCTCGGTGAACTCATCAGTGACCTTAAATGTTGATAGAGTTAGAAAATACAGATCAAAGGAGTGGATTTTGGCCCATCAAGTACAAAATAAAGAgggaaagtgggaaattgacccgAACGATACAGAAGTTGTTGAAATCGCAACAAAAGCT TTAGAGTACATCGCAGAAGAGGAAAAAGGAAATCTTTCTTTCGAACAGGGTGAGGATGCCCTCACTAAAGCTATAGGGAAAAAAGATCATCGTGGGCGTGTCAAGGGAACAGGTGGCATGGTTGGTATCAAAAAGGCTTTCGGTCCGTGTAATCGACATAGTAGACgtgaccatggtgaagcttcATCAGAAAATTACGAATCAATCAGAGCTTCTGTGAAAAAGGAGTTTGAAGGTGAATTAGAGAAAAGGGTAGAGAAAAGGGTGGCAGAGGCCCTCCAAAAGCAACTAAGCACCTTGTTAAAAACAGGACAACTAAACTCCATTTCTACCCCGATACTTGATGACCTCCACTTAAATGATTCTGCCAGAGTTGACCTTGATGTTAGTGCTACAAGAACCACTCGTCACATCTTAGTGCCGCAACCACGCGAGCTAAAGGTACGACGTAGTCACTCTTTTTTAACATAG